From one Solanum stenotomum isolate F172 chromosome 12, ASM1918654v1, whole genome shotgun sequence genomic stretch:
- the LOC125849322 gene encoding amino acid transporter AVT3C-like: protein MGFGKNRASSSSHVLRIPREDTPLLANTQHLSSSSKTFANVFIAVVGAGVLGLPYSFKKTGWVMGSLMLLSVSSLTYYCMMLLIYSRRKLESHYKVIKISSFGDLGYAVCGSIGRCTVDAMIVLSQAGFCISYLIFIANTLAHLFNYSNPKILGLSPKKVYIWSCFPFQLGLNSIPTLTHLAPLSIFADVVDLGAMGVVMVEDVLIFLKNRPVLEAFGGFSVFFYGLGVSIYAFEGVGMVLPLEAEMKDKDKFGKILGLSMVFISLMYGSFGVLGYFAFGEETKDIITTNLGRGLLSTLVQIGLCINLFLSFPLMMNPVYEVMERRFCEGRYCFWLRWIMVLAVTLVAFKVPNFADFLSLVGSSVCIVLGIVLPAMFHLIVFNKELSWHGLAFDAALVLIGAVLAVYGTYSSLLEIFGVKA from the coding sequence ATGGGGTTTGGTAAAAACAGAGCAAGTTCATCTTCCCATGTTCTGCGAATCCCAAGAGAAGATACACCACTTTTAGCAAACACCCAACACCTTTCTTCATCCTCCAAAACTTTTGCTAATGTTTTCATAGCAGTAGTTGGAGCTGGAGTTCTTGGCCTTCCTTATAGCTTCAAGAAAACAGGATGGGTTATGGGTTCTCTAATGCTTTTATCAGTATCCTCTCTTACTTACTATTGTATGATGCTCCTGATCTATTCGAGGCGTAAGCTTGAATCCCATTACAAAGTTATCAAGATTTcatcttttggtgatttggGATATGCTGTTTGTGGATCCATAGGTAGATGTACTGTTGATGCTATGATTGTTCTTTCCCAAGCTGGTTTTTGCATCAGTTACTTGATTTTTATAGCCAATACTTTAGCACACTTGTTCAATTATTCAAATCCCAAAATCTTGGGTTTGTCACCTAAAAAGGTGTATATTTGGAGTTGTTTCCCATTTCAGTTGGGGTTGAATTCAATTCCTACACTCACCCATTTAGCCCCTTTGAGTATATTTGCTGATGTTGTTGATTTGGGTGCTATGGGGGTTGTTATGGTTGAGGATGTGTTGATTTTTCTCAAGAATAGACCAGTTCTTGAAGCATTTGGTGGGTTTAGTGTTTTCTTCTATGGTCTTGGTGTATCTATCTATGCTTTTGAAGGTGTTGGAATGGTTTTACCTTTGGAAGCAGAGATGAAAGACAAGGACAAATTTGGGAAAATTTTGGGTTTGTCCATGGTTTTCATTTCTTTGATGTATGGTTCTTTTGGAGTATTGGGTTATTTTGCCTTTGGTGAAGAGACCAAAGATATAATCACTACTAATCTTGGGAGGGGATTGTTAAGCACCTTAGTGCAGATTGGACTATGCATAAATCTATTTTTATCTTTCCCACTTATGATGAACCCTGTTTATGAAGTGATGGAAAGAAGATTTTGTGAAGGAAGATACTGTTTTTGGCTGAGATGGATTATGGTTTTGGCAGTCACTTTAGTGGCATTTAAGGTGCCAAATTTTGCTGATTTCTTGTCACTAGTTGGGAGCAGTGTGTGTATTGTTCTTGGCATTGTGTTGCCTGCTATGTTTCACTTAATTGTGTTCAACAAAGAGCTAAGCTGGCATGGTTTGGCTTTTGATGCTGCACTTGTTTTAATTGGTGCAGTTCTTGCTGTCTATGGAACTTACTCTTCCCTGTTGGAGATTTTTGGAGTCAAAGCTTGA